A region from the Medicago truncatula cultivar Jemalong A17 chromosome 6, MtrunA17r5.0-ANR, whole genome shotgun sequence genome encodes:
- the LOC25479999 gene encoding embryo-specific protein ATS3B, whose translation MMKMVLLLFCLATALTFKVSESKSAVSLQPHALESFDVGYIQMKGAENCSYLVMITTSCSSPKFTTDKISIAFGDASGNQVYAARLDDPKSGTFEQCSSDSFQLDGPCASPICFAYLYRSGSTDNKGWEPESVKIYGYNSDAVTFTFNSSIPSDTWYGYNYCDTPSPPSSSIQLSIQKWVLFVMFLGSVFSVWM comes from the exons atgatgaaaatggtTCTTCTCTTGTTCTGCTTAGCCACTGCACTTACCTTCAAAGTTTCTGAGTCTAAATCTGCTGTTTCTTTGCAACCTCATGCTTTGGAGTCCTTTGATGTTGGTTATATTCAg ATGAAAGGTGCAGAAAACTGCTCTTATTTGGTGATGATAACAACAAGCTGTTCTTCTCCTAAGTTTACTACTGATAAAATCAGTATTGCTTTTGGGGATGCTAGTGGAAACCAG GTATACGCAGCAAGACTAGACGATCCAAAATCCGGAACATTTGAGCAATGTTCATCAGACTCATTTCAACTAGATGGACCATGTGCATCTCCAATTTGTTTTGCCTATCTATATAGATCAGGTTCAACGGATAACAAGGGTTGGGAACCAGAAAGTGTGAAAATCTACGGATACAATTCAGATGCTGTTACGTTTACTTTCAACTCGTCCATCCCTAGTGACACATGGTATGGATATAACTACTGTGACACTCCATCTCCTCCTTCATCTTCCATTCAACTATCTATTCAGAAATGGGTTTTGTTTGTAATGTTTTTAGGATCTGTATTTAGTGTTTGGATGTAA